A genomic stretch from Helianthus annuus cultivar XRQ/B chromosome 1, HanXRQr2.0-SUNRISE, whole genome shotgun sequence includes:
- the LOC118491396 gene encoding protein FAR1-RELATED SEQUENCE 1-like produces MKTTSRCESANHLFKSNSSPHNTLVQFMLCYDTSVDGLRNDQRELSYQTDTTNPEYKTKWPIERHANVIYTRKVFLDVQKEILKGKENNYIAERSISDGVNCFVIAHQDQTSEVLNEFKQFTLKLQVTFNKEDLSVTCKCMGFTRNGYLGRHVFCVLGHHNVHKIPTQYIHPRWRRDAIPSSVYSLENRLSVEQSSSGRLWRNILDNLEMCRDRVRGKIDKLEELNAQVQALKDKIFAEVPYDLEVNMKAVVYQEILSHAIPEELSCTAPKKIRNKGCGKHKRLVGSKEIAIKKFKKKRRKCSVCGKRDDSSTEEVDEEEDDDHYEYDEGNETGIDGEGNETGTDSEGNETGTDGEDNDSDS; encoded by the exons ATGAAGACCACTTCTAGGTGCGAAAGCGCTAACCATTTGTTCAAATCAAACTCTAGTCCACACAATACGTTGGTACAGTTTATGTTGTGCTACGATACGTCCGTCGATGGGTTACGAAATGACCAACGTGAACTCTCTTATCAAACAGACACCACTAATCCAGAATACAAAACTAAATGGCCGATCGAACGTCATGCAAACGTAATTTATACTAGAAAAGTATTCTTGGATGTCCAAAAGGAAATTCTCAAGGGTAAGGAGAACAACTACATTGCTGAACGATCAATATCAGATGGAGTAAACTGTTTCGTGATTGCTCACCAAGATCAGACATCAGAAGTTTTAAATGAGTTCAAG CAATTCACCCTTAAATTGCAGGTCACGTTTAACAAAGAAGATCTATCAGTTACCTGCAAGTGTATGGGTTTCACCCGAAATGGATATCTAGGTCGTCATGTGTTCTGCGTACTTGGCCATCATAACGTACATAAGATTCCAACACAATATATTCACCCAAGATGGAGGAGAGATGCTATTCCTAGCAGTGTGTATAGCCTTGAGAACAGGTTATCTGTTGAACAAAGCAGTAGCGGAAGATTATGGCGCAACATATTAGATAATTTGGAAATGTGTAGAGACAGAGTGAGAGGCAAGATTGATAAATTAGAGGAACTCAATGCTCAAGTACAGGCATTAAAAGATAAGATCTTTGCAGAAGTTCCATATGATCTGGAAGTTAATATGAAGGCTGTCGTCTACCAGGAAATTCTTTCGCATGCCATACCAGAGGAGCTCTCGTGTACTGCACCGAAGAAAATCCGTAACAAAGGCTGTGGAAAGCATAAACGACTGGTTGGCTCAAAGGAAATAGCAATAAAGAAATTCaaaaaaaagagaagaaaatGTAGTGTTTGTGGGAAACGG GATGATTCATCTACCGAAGAAGTTGACGAGGAAGAAGACGATGACCATTATGAGTACGACGAAGGAAATGAAACCGGTATTGATGGCGAAGGAAACGAAACCGGTACTGATAGCGAAGGAAACGAAACCGGTACTGATGGTGAAGATAACGATAGTGACAGCTAG